TTACAGCAGCCAGTAACAATCTCCCGTGCCAGCTGGCATgggatagcctacagtatgactgactgactgactgatgtaAGGCCTAGCCCTAGAGTCATTGTAAACCATCCCTATATTGTCAATACTGTACGCTTGCAGTTGTACACACTGGGTCATGGCGAAATTAATCTGTTTTGTCTTATCAGCACTCGAGGTGCAAAGTTCAGTTTTCGCTGAGAACACGTCGGGTGCAGACTAAAAGCTGTCTAGCATGAATAACTTGACATTCTAATCTACtgaaacatataggctactctgcggatacaacaacaacactgaacCTTTGCTGTCTAACTAAGACAGCCGCCGCCTTTCAGTTCTTCCGCCCTTTTTTCCTTTGCCCCACAATGCGTGTTGACATAGCCTGATTGATAACGTGCTGCGTGCGTAGGCTACAGTGAACACGCCACGTAAGCTGCTCAAGGAATTCTGGCCCTACCTGCTGAGTGCTGAAATCAAATCCCAGGTAGCAAGAGCCCCTCGATGCCGCCATCGCAAACTACAGATCTTTAGAAAGCGCTGATAGGCACGTGGATGTCATCGTGTCTCCAATGCCTCCAAGTATTTAAAGGGGCCGTGTGTCAGGAGTTATAAGGATgcttcgctcgctcgctcgctctctcgctctctctctctctctggatatCTTGCATGAAAGCTGAATGTGCTGATATAATTATGCTGAACATAAAAGAAAGTAGCCAATATTCAATATTTACTTTGAAATATTGATAAATCCATGgaattatatttatttaacatAGATGGAAATATATTGatatattttaaatatgtaTAACATTAACATTTGCTCTTATTTATACTGTAATATGTTTAAGCTGCGTGTTGATATGTTATGTCTGCATgaaatagggagagaaagagtgagacagagagagagagagagagaaaaaagtgtgtgtgtgtgtgtgtgtgtgtgtgtgtgtgtgtgtctgtgtgtttgaaaggaAATTCTTGCAAACAATTCATGGAAGTAGGAGTTTTTGTGAAAAGGGGCAGGCATGCTCACACTGTAGCACATGATGCATACTGCACATTGCACAATTTGCACATTGTTAAAACAATAATCATGAtatggtactgtatgtaataaTACCCAGCTCGACCTTGTCATCAGGCATGTCTCTGCAATGTCTCTGCAACCGACAAGGACTTGACATTGTCTGAtcatttctgtgtgttctttGATATGGCTATACTTCACACATTCAGAACAGATCTATGATAAGAAAGAGAATAGTAAATTATCATACAAGAGCTCTCTTTGAACAAGCACTTTCACAGATCTCAAATCAACAGTCAGACTCAGCAGATGATTAACAGGATTACTGCaattaaaaatggcaaaaagtTTACTCCACTAGAATTTAAGACAGTCACTGACCATCAAAAAGTGCATGGAAACAGAAGCTAAAATCCTAAAAAAGAGAGTGTAAGAAGactaaaagaaaatacaaactTCAGATCCATGAAATCCATAAAAAGATTATATAACTCTGACATATCGGCACCTTCCTAAAACAATGATAagtgcttttagttttgcaaaCTCAGTGAGGTTTTACTATAGGCTATGTGCTAATATAATAGTTTTAGAGATTGTGATACAAGAATCAGTGCttaagcattaaaaaaaaaccttgtatATTTCATCTCCCCAAAACAGAGGTATGACCAGCTATGCATCCTAATGAAATCAGTGCATCTCCAGGAAGAGTATgtaatgggctttcagacttcAAGATCTTTTCCAGTTTCAAGATGGTATAATGGCTGCAGAatattgcatttttatttttgaagtGTTGGTCTATGACAACAATTAGCATtgttttttgtgctattatttcatgatcatgATAACACTTGTCTCATTCCTAAGTACGTGTTCCTAAGTTCTTCAGTTCTATAAGCAGTGAGCTAAAAAAGTGGCACATGCCAAGCCAGGAAGCTGATTATGTACGTAATGTACGAAAATTGGCGAAAACAGAATTATCATTTGCACATGTGCAGAACAGATCTGGCAGGCGGTACGGATTGGGAACCAATAACACACCTCAGAGTTAGAGGTCCAAACATGAAAAACTCattcatacatgtacagtatctccagcagggttgattactgcattGGGCTTTTCATAGGCCttactaaaacaaaacaaaacaaaacaaacataaatgcaTTACTCCAGTACTTAAGTCCCAGCAAAGACTTCCAGTCACTGAATTGACTTTTAAGCACTACTGCTTGATAATAAATCACTGAATGGAATGAGATAAGACATACTTTAGCAGTACGCCGTACGCCTTCTtgggtctctctctcaggtcacaggagaaatacagtatgttggtcAATCCTGCTGGTAGAACTAAACATATTTCCCTTTTATGCTTATTCTTTGCTTCAGTTTATATTAAGCACATTGAattacccatgtgtgtgtgaaatatgctatataaataaacttgccttgccatAGCATCCACCGGAAACTTCAGCACCACTGTCAGTAGTATCCTCCTCCATTATTTGCTTTGCTTTCTGTTGATTTCATAATATGAACAGACAATGCCTATTTTATTAAATATGACTACTATTTACAGCATTGTTGTGTTTGCTACTACTAGGCCTATAGGTCTTCTTTCAGAGCATAGGCTTtactagattaaaaaaaaatggtgagTTGGGTTGCTTGCTTGCTTATAGTCTACTTCATTTCCATCCAGGGCATTTTAAGGAATGTTGTAGCTAGATTCCTGATTGTACTCAaatttaaatgtaggctatttgaccggatttttttttttatatgtccAGGCAGGTAGGCTACCATAACAGAGacttgctacagtatatggcctGTTGCTTGCCATCAACCTTTAAACGTCCTCGAATGTTTGCTCTTCCTTGTAATGCCTGTGCCCACAAAGTATACAATGACCACGTAGGCCTAGATAGCCTGGGTTTGTCGAGCTCATTCGAAATACTGCTGCCCATGTTAAAGGAAATAAATTTCACATCGATGCTGACAGGATGTTGTCATGCTGTTGTTCAAATTTGACGTGTCCGTGGAAACAAGTGATAAGAACGGATGAATTCCGCCAAGAGACGGTGGACGGGCGTGAATTGTACACGGAAGACAGCGCCCAAACTCTTGAAAGTACGAGGATGGATATTGCGCTTCTAAAAGAGCAATATAACTGGATTAAGGAGAAACAAAGACAGGAGACCCGCGTCGTTGTATTCAAGAAAGGTAAGTAACCTTCACCGTTTGTCTAGTTGTGTAGAGGAAGCTTTGTCGTAGCCTATGTATATGAGCAGAGATTCTTCCAAtcttgcgtttgtttgtttagttaaCATTTGATGGTTCGATTTATTGCTAGGGAAAGTGTACGCTTTATTATTACGATCAGATTATACAGATTATACTTTTAATCTATTTTTAGTGAAGTATTTCAAATTCAACAAGAGTGCAACTCTTtattaatttctctctctctctctctctctctctctctttgagatATGCGTATGCCACATGTTGACTGTCAGAATCCCCTCTTGCGTTCTATTGCATTAAACCAAGAGTCAGTGAGAAGACTATAAACTAAACCAAGGTGTGACTCAGCTGTAATTAAAGTTTCCTTAAAAACGaatactttctttttctttccccccccaGCATCAACCAATGAAGAGATCATTGGAAAATCTCCTGTCAGTGTGGTTCCCATGCAccaagagatgaggaggaggccaCTCCAAAGGCAGCTGTCCATGCAAGAAGCCCAGTCTGACATTTTCCAGGATCAAGGCAATTCCCTGTGGCGTACACACCTAGGGCTCCACAGAAACGGCTGCACAGCCTCATATCATAACCAGGATCCTATTGCAATTCAAAGCAATCTGTTTAGGGACTCCTCTTTGGAGAGCACCGAATCAAGTGAGAAACTGACCAGCGACCCTGAGGAACTAGAGGGCTCTGTGAGCCTGGGGAGTAGCACCAGCGGACAGGAGGCCGAGGACGGCAAACCCACCAGACAATTCTCCGCGCCGTCTGTTTTGTCCAGACGGTCAAGCCTGATCAGAAGCCGTCCCGCTCAAGCCCCCTCCACTGCTCGCCACTACCCGTTCCCTCAGCTCAAGTGCCCAAGGAAGTCCGAGGCCGCACGGAGACTTGGAATGTACGCATCATTTTAGCCACAAGTTGGAGAGCACTTTAAGCCTGTACATCAGAAATGGCATGCCATGAAACAGAATGGCAAAATGCTTTTctatacaataaaataaatatctCCCCGCAGCACCACTGAAATTGtgagtattttcttttttactctCGTGTCTTATGGTCCGTGTGTAATGAATGGCATTGTGCACGAGGCCTAGAGACACTAATTAGTTATTTATGAACATTTCTTTAACCTATGTTAATGTAGCATACATCTCAGCAACAGTTAGTGTTCCAAACCTCAATTCTTTGTTCTTTGGAAGATTACAAGAAGCACCAAGGATATTCAAAGGAAAATGAAGGAAGAGGAATATTAAGATGCAAAATAATATTTTGTGCAATGTCTacaatgttttgttgttgtattttgttttacagACAACTTAGTACTACATTTCTGTGAACTTTCAAGATATTTTGGTTGATCTATCCAACATCTCCCTCTAGTGGGCAAAGCATAACCACCGTCACTCAGCAGAATGTGATGAAATACATATCCATTGTATGTTTATGCTAACAGTAATTCTGTTCTAATTGGAACTGACTTGAATGTGCACCATCAAGTTTCAATATATGACCTTTGTATGAATATACTGGAGGGTTAGTTGTTTTTATCAGTCATTGCCAGAACAGTTTCATCCATTgtggctacatactgtatgctcttgCATAAGGACATTTCTACCATTAAAGACATAGTGTTTAGTGGTGATTCATTTAAATATAGTAAAACCCATATTAAATCCTCAATAGGCTCAAATTTAGTTGCAGACTCAAAGcttactaagtgtgtgtgtgtgtgtgtgtgtgtgtgtgtgtgtgtgtgtgtgtgtgtgtgtgtgtctctgtgtgtgtggagagtacTTGTATATCATTGTAAATAACTGCCCTACATTGTATGATTTTATACTCTTTACTTGGCTATGAAAGGAACAGACTGCTATAGTGTTCAGTGATGTAAGTGTTTTAGAGTTCAAATATTCATTAATTCCATATTAACCCAAAAAGAGATTCATTTTCACTCTTTACTTTCTGTTTAGTGCACCagtgatgaaaataaaattctgGCAAATGACATCTTGATGCtcagtttttatttatttcactcaCTTCAACTCAGGCCTCAGACACTATCTCCCTTGCCACTGACTTCATGGCATCAAGGAAGTTGGTCTCATCAGATTCCAGCTGTGCTTGCTTACAGAAGGATGGAGGAATGAAATCCATGGGGTTGAATATGCCCAGCATTATGTTGTAATAGctgttgcattaaaaaaaaaaaaagcatttcaaTTTGAGCTGTCGCTGATGTGTTAGCATGATTAAAGAGTTGTTTGAAGTAGGTATACCTGATGGATGTCCAGTCGCTGGATGGGTTGTAGACTAAGGTGGATATTGGCAGGCAGCCGAATTCACTGGTGACAGCCTGGTAATAGTCTGTGGATCAAGATTTGTCATGAGattctagatagatagacagatagatacttcaGCTAAACCTTTAGGGTCAGTTCCCCAAAGACTTATTAAATCTAGTCATGGACTAAAAAATAACTTTAAATGGAGACTTTGTTTAGAAGGTGCATGCAATTGCATGCCATTATTTGGAAAACGTGTGTAGCGCTCTGATCTTTGGTTACTGCTCAGTACTCACTGATTGTTCCGTTTGTTCCCAGAGTTAACCCCTGCCAGTTGTTGACCAGTACACCCATTCCTGACATAGAGGAGGAGCCTACAACCACCTGATTTATGTGTAGTGCGCCTTTTGGGACTCCCATGGGAACGAAATCGGAATTCATCCGATATTTCTTACAAGACCATTTAGAATGATCAATATCATAAAGAACACCCTGCAtagaagagaggaaaacaaagtCAAGCACGACAAATTGAAAACAATCCAACTCCAAGCAATGGAACATCCACGCTATAAATTCTACTGATTTCAGGTTCTATCACCATAAAGGGAAATTACATTTGAAATCCACTTTTTGGGTGAAATAGTTTTAGTTTTCTTAGGTAGTTGCAATAGATGTGATGCAACATACATTTGTATTATAGAAGTGAATGATACAGCACCTGAGTTATGCAACATACTTGACTTACCTCATTGTAAATCATAAGTAGATCCTTTGCCGATGGCTTGTCGTTGACCATTCCCATATTCCGGATACGGAGCTGTTTTCCAAGGGCATCATATGTAAACCTTCCATTGAAAAAAACCTCTTGTCCACCCTGAAGGCAGAAAGCGTTGTAAGTTATTTTGAGAGCACCCAATGATATTCAAAATTAATTAATGTATTTCTGTATCGATAGATTTGAAAGTCTAATGTACCACTGTGAAGCTCCCATCCAACAGAGGAGATGACGCTGGAAATCATATAAGAAATGGTCAAAAGGTATAAGAATgtcaaaatatataaaaattCATCAATCCATCTATCATACTCATTATGTTTAAACGGAATTAGGAGGGACTGGGAGGATCTCCTTTCAAAACACTCTGCATGAATGTATGTTATATACATCACATGTTGTCATAATAATGCTGATAACAACTTCCATTGAAAACATGTGTTTTAATTGGAGAAATAGTctttaaacagtttttttgttcCTCATgtttagaattttttttttttaatctgctgTAGACCTGAGATACAGTATGCATCTTACCACAAGGTGTAGGCTTGGGAGCGGCCAATGTGGTGCCAAAAGCCAGGCACAGACTTGCAAGAACCACAGGGAGAGTCTTCATGGTTATGGAGAGGTGAAAGCATAAGCTCAAAGCACCTGCTGGTCACCTTTATataggccctttccgaaacggatccctactcacttcgactcggttagcgagtgaacttccttttcaagtccactcgtgggtgcggagaacactcgcatttgaagggttagggggttaaaacagcgctacatttcggatgcgcttgaagggagaaggaagttgacgtcatattcgttttcatagaaattatgaagccaatatattaaatcgccaattaagatgttctggacacccctatgtataggatatacatccctcttctctcctttcattactatgagtgaggagttgcattttatgctttatttaacatcaaattataaaagtgctgtaaatgcgacctgcacatgtgttcaaatattacagcctacttctgtacgatcttgcacattttactgagtatcaaactgaacatgagttgttacaatgtagcttaaatcacgcttttgtctgtaaatgccgtCATATGGACCAAAAAataactggcagggagatacacgagctgcacgaacgcttgaaaacggttgcacttgcgtttcaagtcagcatcgatgctgacttgctcctggaggcgtggtagcccctctccctaggcacttcactcgactcaaaattcgtttcggatgatacttaatgtggcagaccctcgcgtgaacgcgcaaacgaagtggaagagTGTAGTGTTAGGGTTTAGgggctggtttcgga
This is a stretch of genomic DNA from Sardina pilchardus chromosome 19, fSarPil1.1, whole genome shotgun sequence. It encodes these proteins:
- the LOC134066432 gene encoding uncharacterized protein C9orf152-like: MLSCCCSNLTCPWKQVIRTDEFRQETVDGRELYTEDSAQTLESTRMDIALLKEQYNWIKEKQRQETRVVVFKKASTNEEIIGKSPVSVVPMHQEMRRRPLQRQLSMQEAQSDIFQDQGNSLWRTHLGLHRNGCTASYHNQDPIAIQSNLFRDSSLESTESSEKLTSDPEELEGSVSLGSSTSGQEAEDGKPTRQFSAPSVLSRRSSLIRSRPAQAPSTARHYPFPQLKCPRKSEAARRLGMYASF
- the LOC134066433 gene encoding ependymin-like; this encodes MKTLPVVLASLCLAFGTTLAAPKPTPCASSPLLDGSFTVGGQEVFFNGRFTYDALGKQLRIRNMGMVNDKPSAKDLLMIYNEGVLYDIDHSKWSCKKYRMNSDFVPMGVPKGALHINQVVVGSSSMSGMGVLVNNWQGLTLGTNGTINYYQAVTSEFGCLPISTLVYNPSSDWTSISYYNIMLGIFNPMDFIPPSFCKQAQLESDETNFLDAMKSVAREIVSEA